The following coding sequences are from one Thermocrinis jamiesonii window:
- a CDS encoding multiheme c-type cytochrome — MIFVFLLFFLFGCEKFEEIAREEDLLQRPEAKRCSDCHREIFEEWKNSRHAKAWISEHFRLESENYTKNKCLSCHAPHQVDPDKEPVLRVEFKEDGIGCVACHFKEETKAMHGPLKVWSPPHPSKQDISYTKSNFCAGCHQETFKQWQATGIQKSCQDCHMPSLGKKDLIQKFPFHLFHLSKPRHSHEFPALKAKPEDLRLEVKKDKLYITNVGVPHNLPTADQGDPKLYITVVANTSEGQKTIRKLLSAQAKTALEYGKPLELDIPEDSESIRVIIHRKLSHQEEKELILDKTLR; from the coding sequence ATGATTTTCGTTTTCCTGCTGTTTTTTCTTTTTGGCTGTGAAAAGTTTGAGGAGATAGCAAGGGAAGAGGACCTTTTGCAAAGACCGGAGGCTAAAAGATGTTCTGATTGTCATAGGGAAATCTTTGAAGAATGGAAAAACAGCAGACACGCCAAGGCTTGGATAAGCGAACACTTTAGGTTAGAGTCTGAAAACTACACTAAGAACAAGTGTCTTTCCTGTCACGCTCCCCACCAGGTGGACCCAGACAAAGAGCCAGTTCTTAGAGTGGAGTTCAAAGAGGATGGTATTGGTTGTGTAGCCTGTCACTTTAAGGAGGAAACTAAGGCTATGCATGGACCGTTAAAAGTTTGGTCCCCTCCCCATCCTTCAAAGCAGGACATAAGCTATACAAAGTCCAACTTTTGTGCAGGTTGTCATCAAGAAACCTTCAAACAATGGCAAGCTACCGGCATACAAAAAAGCTGTCAAGATTGTCACATGCCAAGCCTTGGTAAAAAGGACCTTATTCAAAAATTCCCCTTTCACCTTTTCCACCTATCCAAACCCAGACACTCCCACGAGTTTCCAGCTTTGAAGGCAAAGCCAGAGGACCTAAGGCTTGAAGTTAAGAAAGACAAACTTTACATAACTAACGTGGGAGTGCCTCACAACCTTCCCACCGCAGACCAAGGAGACCCAAAGCTTTACATAACCGTTGTCGCCAACACATCCGAAGGACAAAAAACCATAAGAAAACTTCTTTCTGCACAGGCAAAAACAGCCCTTGAGTATGGAAAACCCTTAGAGTTAGATATACCAGAGGACTCAGAAAGCATAAGGGTAATCATTCACAGAAAACTTTCACACCAAGAGGAAAAGGAGCTCATATTAGACAAAACTTTGAGATAA
- the mnmA gene encoding tRNA 2-thiouridine(34) synthase MnmA: MRVAVGMSGGVDSSVSALLLKERGYEVIGITLRFHKEVCDELRVCCSPKDVQDAVKVSQRLGIPHLTLDWEKLFEEKVIAPFVKAHMEGKTPNPCAVCNRDVKTGFLARYLRQVALIDKLATGHYAKIVDYKGRKLIARAKDLKRDQSYFMALLREEDIELLEFPLGDLTKEEVRALAVKYGLEVAQKPDSQDVCFLMGKDVGTFLMDRVGKREGVFIYKGKVVGKHDGFYKYTIGQRKGLGVALGKPVYVVGLDPEKNVVWLGEEEALYRDWLILRDLNFHLPLSMWDRPKAQVRYRNTPVGVKHIKKLEDGRYKVFFEEKVRGITPGQVCAFYEEDVLIAGGIIEE, encoded by the coding sequence ATGCGTGTTGCGGTTGGTATGAGCGGTGGTGTGGATAGCAGTGTTAGTGCTCTTCTTCTGAAAGAAAGAGGCTATGAAGTTATAGGCATTACTCTGAGGTTTCACAAAGAGGTGTGCGATGAACTCAGGGTTTGCTGTTCTCCAAAGGACGTGCAGGATGCGGTTAAGGTTTCCCAAAGGCTTGGTATTCCGCACCTTACCTTAGATTGGGAAAAACTCTTTGAGGAAAAGGTAATAGCTCCTTTTGTTAAAGCACATATGGAAGGTAAAACGCCCAATCCCTGTGCTGTGTGCAATAGGGATGTAAAAACAGGCTTTCTTGCAAGATACCTAAGACAAGTGGCGCTTATAGATAAACTGGCAACAGGACATTATGCCAAGATTGTAGATTACAAAGGAAGGAAATTAATTGCAAGGGCTAAGGACTTAAAAAGGGATCAATCTTACTTTATGGCTCTTTTGAGGGAAGAAGACATAGAGCTTTTGGAATTCCCGTTGGGAGATTTGACAAAGGAAGAGGTTAGAGCTTTGGCAGTCAAATACGGGCTTGAGGTAGCCCAAAAACCGGACTCTCAGGATGTTTGCTTTTTGATGGGGAAAGATGTAGGCACTTTTTTGATGGATAGGGTGGGGAAAAGAGAGGGAGTGTTTATCTACAAAGGAAAGGTTGTAGGAAAACACGACGGTTTTTACAAATACACTATAGGTCAAAGAAAGGGCTTAGGGGTTGCCCTTGGAAAGCCAGTGTATGTTGTTGGTTTAGACCCAGAAAAAAATGTAGTATGGCTCGGAGAGGAAGAAGCTCTGTATCGGGATTGGCTTATTTTAAGGGACTTAAACTTTCACCTTCCTTTATCTATGTGGGACAGGCCAAAAGCTCAGGTGAGGTATAGGAACACTCCCGTTGGCGTTAAGCACATAAAAAAGTTAGAAGATGGAAGATACAAAGTCTTTTTTGAAGAAAAGGTTAGAGGAATAACACCAGGTCAGGTTTGTGCCTTCTATGAGGAAGACGTGCTTATTGCAGGTGGAATAATAGAGGAATAA